Part of the Paenibacillus terrae HPL-003 genome is shown below.
GTAAACGGCCCCATCGGACTTGTGCTGGTCATATACCCAATTTGCCCCCCTGGTATATTGGCAGGGTGCACGCCTCCGAAGTTAATGCAATAGGAATAGTAATAAATTTCGTTATATTTATGAATTCCTGAGTCTTCCAAGATAAATGGAGCATCAATCATAGATGCACTTCCAACAACGCTGGTCATGTCGGCTCCCAGCTTCAACACTCTGGCTGTTTTGGGATTGGCCCGTTGCTCTTGGGTTGGTGTAGAACCACCAGGAATGCCACCGCCAGCGTATAGGTAGCCTGTGCCATCGTCATCCACCAATATGGCTGGGTCGAAAAGCCATACAACATCAGACATGCCTGGTGTTTTAGTAGTAACCAGCGCTTTTCCCAACGGATCTGTCCATGGCCCAATGGGACTATCTGCTGTGAGAACACCGATACCTCCGGTACCATTTGCAAAATATAGGAAGAATTTGTCCTTGCCATTGATCTTTTTAACTGCGGCTGTCGGCGCCCAAGAAGCACCGGCCCATTTCGCAATGCCCTTGCCGCCGTTGGCGTCATTGGCTCCTGCTACTGGAATGGCTCCGTGGTCGGTCCAGTTCACCATATCTGCGGAAGATATGACAAATACACTCTTCAAATTAGCAAATGAATTGTCTTTAATCGTTCCGTCGCTATTGTATTCATAGTTATCACTAGACATATAGATGTAGACTCTTCCGTTATAGGTCAACGCAAAGGGATCTGCTCCTAAATGATGGTCTATCAGTGGGTTGGAATTTCCAATATGCTTGGCAATTGTAGAGTTGGAGGCAGACGCAGGCACCTCAGAAGTGCAACTCCAGACAAGTGCTAAAACGAATAAAAACAAACTACATTTCTTCCACATCGTTTTATCCTCCTTAAACCAATGAAAGTACCCTGCCAAGTAGACATAGTTTCTTCTTCGTGTCTGACTGACAGGGTACAGTTCATTCTTTATAGCTTTTTGCTTATACTAGGCTACTGGGCTGATACAGTGATTTTATCAATATTAGGTCCTTCTGTACCCGTAGTTACTACTTTTAAGGTATTGACTTCACTCTTGAATGGTAGCTGGACTGTAGTTTCACCCCAAGTTCCCCAACTGCCAGTGGCTTCAAAAGGAGCATCGCTCATTACTTTTTCTCCATTCACATACACATCCAGGTATCGTGTATCTTTATCCAGTGCATATCTGAATTTCACATTTTTGGTGCCTGTAAAAGCACAGTTAATGCTGTTCCACTGAATGGATGCATCGGACATGGTGTTAAAGTTAACAAATTGTTTCCGCTTCATATGTAGTGCCTGTACCTGAGTTTGTTCCGAGCGCAAAGGTCTCAACCATGTCGCTTGGAGGATTCCACGGCGTAGCAAACACGATGGCGCCGTTTTCAATTGCCTTTTTTGCCGTTGCGACTTCTCTTTTCCAATTATTTTTATTTTCGTCAATAGGAATTCTTAGTACAGTAAGCCCCAACTGATTGTTGCCATTTCCAAAAGCGGTTTCCCTTTGAGCCGGTGTCAAATCTCCAGCCCAACCGGAATGATTCATGCCTCCAAAACCGCGGATCACTTGTTTCTCTGCTGATAAATTAACCGTCACATCGCTTGCTGCTGATACTTTAGGAGGTGCGGGCACCAGCATTACCGGCAGTACAGTTACACACGCTAATAATGTACATAGCGATTTTTTTACCCCTGAAATCATTCTGCTCATCTCCTCAAATAGTATTTTCCTTCAAAACCCTGCTCTTATCACCTCCTGTCTGATCGAAGCGATAGCTGTACTTCACATAAGCTTGTCTGTACGCTCTTGAAATCGCTTTCTTTTTCTGTATTATATTAAGTATCCGCGTGATAATCTTTGCAGATAAACGATACTATATTGCGCGGATACTTATAATCCAAGATACAACAAAAAAGGATTTGATGCTATGGAGCAGAATACAAACTATATTTTTTCACCTATTGAAGAAGAGCTGATTTGCTATCATAAAACCACAGATACGGATCTTATCAGCCCGGCCTTGCCCTATCACCGGCACGATGCTTACGAAATTTATCTGTTCCTAGGAGGCAACACTTACATGTATCTTGAGCAGTCCTGCTACAAATTGGCGCCTGGCGATTTAATGATCATAAGCCCCAGCGAAATGCATCGGTGTGTCTGTATCGACAATCAATTGTATGAACGAATAGGGCTAAATATAAAGAAGCCAGCCTTGGAGAGGCTTTCAAGTCATCGCTCTAATCTATCGTCCTGTTTCGAATCCCATCCCTTCGGACAGAACAATCTAACCCAGCTCTCCCAGGACCAGATTGTGTTTTATTGCGAGCTCGCGGAGAAATTGATCTCCTGTCTCAGCTCGGAGGAATACGGACAGGATCTTCTAGCGGAATCCTATGCAACCCAACTGCTTGTTTTCATCAACACCCTATATCAGTCTTCCACTTACAGATCGAACAATCTCATTCCGGAGCTGGTCAGCAATACCATGACCTATATCAAGGAGCACTTGGTCGAATCTATATCTTCTGAGCAGTTAGAGCAGGAGTTTCATTACAGCGGCAAATATATAAGCCAGCAATTCAGGAAGCATACTGGACTTACGATACGCTCCTATATTGTCGACCAGCGCATTTCTCTGGCCAAGAGCCACTTGTCTACCGGAAAGACCGTCGCTGAAGCCTGTGAGTTCTCCGGGTTCAGCGACTATGCCAATTTTATAAGAAGCTTCAAAAAAATAGTCGGCATGCCCCCGGGAAAATATAAAGCCAATAAACATGCTTGACAGGAAAGGCATTCCCCCCCCTTTTTGTTCGGGTCTCATGCTCACTAACGGCTCTTGACGTTCGCTTCCCAGTAGTCGCCGACCAGACCTTCTATAACACTTCCGCTGGCCCAAGGCATCAGACAGAACCAGGTGCTTGCCGGAGAACCGTCGCTGTAGGTCTCCGTTACCAGCCCTTCAGAATGACAAAATCTTTCGGACATCCAGCCCGTTTTGCCATGGTCGAATTCCTTATCAAAGCGGTTGTAGGTCTGGCAACCCCAGCCAACCGTATCCAGCATCCGTTGCCGGACATATGAATCTTCTCGCTGCTGTACGAAGTAGTACAACTCATCCACAATATTGCTGGACATTGGATGAATATGCGGATTGGCGACAGAGGTAACGCTTCCTCCGCAGCTGGACCAACCGATCGTGCTTAGCGGAGGTACCTTAACCGGTGAGTTGTAAGCGAATTTAAAGGTGAACTCGTAATCAATTGCATCCCTCATATGATCGAGATACAGATTATCGCCAGTGAAGGCGTGCAGGTATCTGACAGCCTTGATATATGCCAGAATTCCTTCGGAATCTACCGCCTTATCCGCATCAAGCGGAGCTCCATAACATTCCATTCGTTTCACATAAGTTTCATAATAATGCTTCTCGCTACGCTTCAGGCTGTCCAGATGCGTTTTGTCCCCAGTGAGCCAGGTGTAGTATGCCATAGCCGCCATACACCATGTTCCGCTGAAGGAATCATATTCAAGTCCGGCACCAGTTCTCTCGGATAGAATGGTCGGATATTCTTCATCCGAATTTTTGCTTTTCTCCAATACGAGGAGAACCTTCCGCACAAAGACCATCCAATCCTCGTGATGGCAATCTTTGATTCTTTTCTCAAATTCATACGCCTTCATAATATAAAACATAGCCTGGGCGCACAGATAGGCAGAATGCCCCGGAGTACGCATCCCGTCAAACCACCAGCCGCTTATACTCCATTTCCCATCCTGATACGCTTCATAAGGCAGCCCCGAAGCAGGGTTCAAGGAATTCTCAATGATATTCTCGATGCAGGAAAGTGTTTGCTCGCGCATGGGTTCATCCCCAAGCCTCAGAGCAGCCATCAGAACCGGAGTTGCTACAGACAAACCGTCCGTCCAGCTGATTGAGATAATTTTATTATAGCGGTAACCGCCCGTCTCCCCGTCCTCATAGACAAATGTGGAATAACTCCGGTCTTCAGGTAGCCAAGCATATTGATAGATGGCCTTCGACAGATCGGCTACAGCCGTCTGAATATCACTGCCCAGTCTTGGACGCTGATGATAGCGGTAATAGATTTCTTCCAGCGCAGCATTTATGCCTAGCTCAGACTCAGCATCGTACTCATACAAATCCAACGTGAACTCCACAGACTCTGAAGCCGTCAGTTCAAAACAGTTTTCATTAAGGGGAGCCCGTTCCTTGACAAGACGCGATTTTATGAACAAAAGCGGAGC
Proteins encoded:
- a CDS encoding glycoside hydrolase family 43 protein yields the protein MWKKCSLFLFVLALVWSCTSEVPASASNSTIAKHIGNSNPLIDHHLGADPFALTYNGRVYIYMSSDNYEYNSDGTIKDNSFANLKSVFVISSADMVNWTDHGAIPVAGANDANGGKGIAKWAGASWAPTAAVKKINGKDKFFLYFANGTGGIGVLTADSPIGPWTDPLGKALVTTKTPGMSDVVWLFDPAILVDDDGTGYLYAGGGIPGGSTPTQEQRANPKTARVLKLGADMTSVVGSASMIDAPFILEDSGIHKYNEIYYYSYCINFGGVHPANIPGGQIGYMTSTSPMGPFTYAGHFLKNPASFFKAGGNNHHAIFNFNGEWYVAYHAQTVSLALFGEGKGYRSTHINKLVHRADGSIQEVAANYLGVAQLTNLNPYQRVEAETIGWNRGILTEKSSATGGPFNNQHVTGIHNGDWIAVGNADFGSIGAKTFKANVASATGGKIEVHLDSVTGKLAGTLNVPSTGGERTWRELETAVSGATGIHNVFFVFTGNATDSLFNLDYWQFTKK
- a CDS encoding carbohydrate-binding protein, whose translation is MKRKQFVNFNTMSDASIQWNSINCAFTGTKNVKFRYALDKDTRYLDVYVNGEKVMSDAPFEATGSWGTWGETTVQLPFKSEVNTLKVVTTGTEGPNIDKITVSAQ
- a CDS encoding AraC family transcriptional regulator, with the translated sequence MEQNTNYIFSPIEEELICYHKTTDTDLISPALPYHRHDAYEIYLFLGGNTYMYLEQSCYKLAPGDLMIISPSEMHRCVCIDNQLYERIGLNIKKPALERLSSHRSNLSSCFESHPFGQNNLTQLSQDQIVFYCELAEKLISCLSSEEYGQDLLAESYATQLLVFINTLYQSSTYRSNNLIPELVSNTMTYIKEHLVESISSEQLEQEFHYSGKYISQQFRKHTGLTIRSYIVDQRISLAKSHLSTGKTVAEACEFSGFSDYANFIRSFKKIVGMPPGKYKANKHA